DNA sequence from the Candidatus Methylomirabilota bacterium genome:
TGCAGATCGGGGTGGTGAACGACCCGAAGGCGCACAAGCTGGCTCGCCCGGTGACGGTGACGGTGGCCGGCGCGCCGCCCTCGCCCACGCTGCTGGGCAAGCTGAAGGAGCTGGGCTTCAGGCCGGTGCACGTCTACGGGCTCACCGAGACCTACGGGCCGCACACCGTGTGCGGCTGGAACGCGGACTGGGACCGGCTCCCCGCGGAGGAGCAGGCCCGTCTCGCCGCCCGGCAGGGACAGGGCTACGCGCTCTTCGACCTGGTTCGCGTGGTGGACGAGCACATGAACGACGTGCCGCAGGACGGCGAGACGCTCGGCGAGGTGATCATGGTCGGCAACAACGTGGCCAAGGGCTACTACGAGCAGCCGGAGGCCACCGCGGAGGCCTTCCGCGGCGGCTGGTTCCACTCCGGCGACATCGGGGTCTGGCATCCCGACGGCTACATCGAGCTGCGCGACCGCAAGAAGGACATCATCATCTCGGGGGGCGAGAACATCTCCACCATCGAGGTGGAGCAGTGCGTGGCCCGGCACCCCGCGGTGATGGAGTGCGCAGTCGTGGCGATCCCGGATGAAAAATGGGGCGAGCGGCCCAAGGCCTTCGTGACCCTGAAGCCCGGGCAGCGCGCGACCGAGCCGGAGATCATCGAGTTCTGCAAGCAGCACATCGCGGGCTTCAAGGCGCCGGCCGCGGTCGAGTTCGGCGACCTGCCCAAGACCTCGACGGGCAAGATCCAGAAGTTCGTGCTGCGCGACCGGGAGTGGAAGGGCAAGACCAAGCGGATCAATTGATGCCTCCTCGCGCGCTTCTCCCTCTCCCCTCCGGGGAGAGGGCAGGGTGAGGGGCCGCCGAATGCGCATCGGCCTCCTCGACCAATCCCCCGTCCGCAGCGGCGGCACCCCCGCCGACGCGGTCCACGAGACGCTCGAGCTCGCGCGTGCCGCCGACCGCTGGGGCTACCACCGCTACTGGCTGGCCGAGCATCACTCCACTCCCGGCCTGGCCGGCGCCAGCCCCGAGGTGCTGATCGCGCAGGTGGCGGCGATCACGAGCCGCCTCCGGGTGGGATCGGGCGGCGTGATGCTGCCGCACTACAGCGCGCTGAAGGTGGCCGAGCAGTTCCGCATGCTGGAGACGCTCCACCCGGGCCGCATCGACCTCGGCATCGGCCGCGCGCCGGGCAGCGATCAGCGGACCGCGCGCATCCTGCGCCACGGGGTCGGCGGGCAGGGCATCGAGCACTATCCGCAGCAGATCCAGGACGTGGTGGCCTTCCTCCACGACGATCTGCCCGCCAATCACCCATGGCGCGGCGTGCACGCCATGCCCGCGGGGCCGAGCGTGCCGGAGGTCTGGCTGCTCGGCTCGAGCGACGAGAGCGCGTTGCTCGCCGCCCATCTGGGCCAGGCCTTCTGCTTCGCGCACTTCATCAACGAGCAGGGCGGGGCCGAGGTCACGCGCGCCTACCGCTGGCGCTTCTGCGCCTCGCCCGATCTGGCCGCCCCGCGCAGCAGCGTGGCCGTGTTCGCGGTCTGCGCGGAGACCGAGGAGCAGGCGCGCCGGCTCGCGCGCAGCCGCGATCTGTTCATCGTGCGCCTGTACACCGGCCGGCCGGGGCCGTACCCGTCGGTGGAGGAGGCGGAGCGCTACCCTTACAATGCCCAGGAGGTGGCGATCGCCCAGCACGCGAGCCGGCGCAGCGTGGTGGGGACGCCCGAGCAGGTGCGCGAGCGCCTCCTCGCGATGGCCGCCGACTACGAGGCCGACGAGCTGATCGTCGTCACCATCACCCACGACTTCAAGGCGCGCCTGCGCTCCTACGAGCTGCTGGCCGAGGCGTTCGACCTGCCCGGCGACACGGAGACGACCCCATGACCATGAGGCTGTCGCTGCATACGTGGACGCTCGACACCACGCCGCTCGCCGACGCGCTCGGCGTGATCAAGAAGACGGGCTGGGACGCCGTCGAGCTGCGCCGGCTCGACTTCGAGCGGGCCGCCCAGGCCGGGCAGTCCGCCGAGCAGGTGCTAGCGCTGGTGCGCGCCTCCGGGCTGCCGGTGGCCTGCGTGGGCGTCGAGCTGGGCTGGGTCTGGGCCGGCGGCGAGGAGCGGGCGCGTCTCCTGCGCGTGTTCGCCGAGCAGGCGTCGCGCGCGAAGGCCCTCGACTGTGCGACGATCATGAGCCCGGTGGACCGCGGCCGTGGCGACGTGGCCGAGGCGGCCCGCAGCATCCGGGAAGTCGGCGACATCGCGCGCGAGCACGGCGTGCGCCTGGCCGTCGAGTTCAACTCGCAGTGCGAGCAGCTGAACGCGCTGGGCCCGATGCGCGAGGTCATGGCCCGCGCCGCCCATCCGAGCACGGGCCTCCTGCTCGACACCTATCACCTCGGCCGCACCGGCGCCTCGCCGCGCGACATCGACGACGTGCGCCCCGAGGAGATCGCCTACGTGCAGTACAGCGACGTGCCGCGCACCGGGCTGGAGCCGGGCAAGGCGCTGGACCGCCTGCCGCCGGGTCAGGGGAGCGTGCCCTTCAAGGAGTTCTTCGCCGCCTTCCAGCGCAAGGGCTACACCGGCTACGCGAGCTACGAGGCGCCCAATCCCGCCGCGTGGAAGCGCCCGGCCGAGGACGTGGCCCGGGAGGCGCTCGCGGCCACCCGCGCGGTGCTGCGGTAGCCCACCGGGCTCGAGCCGCGCGATGCCGCCGCCAACGGCGCATTCTCGACCAAAGGAGCAGGCGCCATGATCAAGCACTTCGACCACGTCACCGTCGTGGTCAGAGACATCGACGCCGCCAAGCAGTTCTTCGGCCTCCTGGGGTTCAAGGAAGACAAGTCGGTGGTGATCAAGGGGCCACAGTTCTCCGCCTACATGGGCGTGGAGGACATCGAGGCCGAACACGTCACACTCGTCCTTGCCGATGTGTCGCCGCGAACCGAGGTGCAGTTGCTGAAGTACCACCACCCGGATCCGCTCATCGACCCGGCCATTGCCAACCTCACCAGGCTGGGGTTCAACCACGTCTGCTTCGCCGTCGACAACCTGGAGGCCGAGGTGGCCAGGCTGAAACCCAAGGGCGTGCCGCTTCGGAACGAGGTCATGTACTTCCATGACCGAAAGCTGGTCTTCCTTTCCGGGCCGGAGGGCATCACCGTGGAACTGTCGGAATGGGGCTAGCGGCTAGCACCGGATCCGGCGCCGGCGCCGACCGCCGAGACGAGAAGCACGATGTTCACGGACGCGCATTCAGCCTCGGAAGAGGAGGCATGGTGGCTGGCACGAAGGTGACACCGCCCGATCCCGCGGCGTGGAAGCGCCCGGCCGAGGACGTGGCCGGCGAGGCGCTCGCGGCCACGCGCCTCGGTGCTGCCCTGAGCGGCGGCCGGTGTCGATGCTGAAGGCCGCCCCCGCGCTGGCCCGGCTGCGTGACGGGAACCGGCGCTTCACCTCGGACCGGGCGGTCGCCTCGTCCTTCTCGAACCCGTCGCGGCGCGCCGAGCTGGTCTCGGGACAGGAGCCCTTCGCGATCATCCTGGGCTGCTCGGACTCACGCGTGCCCGCCGAGCTGGTCTTCGACCAGGGCTTCGGCGACCTGTTCGTCATCCGGGTGGGCGGCAACATCGTCGCGCCTTCCCAGGTCGGCAGCGTGGAGTTCGCCGCATCGCGCTTCGGGACGCGGCTCGTGGTGGTGATGGGCCACTCCCAGTGCGGGGTGGTGACGGCCGCGCTGGAGGATCTGCAGGGACGGGGCGGCCGGCAGTCGCGCAACCTGCGCGCCATCGTGGACCGCGTACGCCCCTCGGTCGAGACGGTGCTGGCGGCTCATCGGGGCGCGGATCCCGAGCGCCTCATGCGCGACGCGGTCCGCGCCAACGTCCGCGCCTCGGTCGATCACCTGCGCCACGGCTCGGAGCTGCTGGAGCGCCTCATCCAGGACGACGGCCTGATGGTGGTCGGCGCGGAGTACTCGCTGGAGACCGGCGTGGTGGACTTCTTCGACGGCGTCCCGGCTTCGACCGGGCGGGGGGAGCGAGGGCGAGCCCGACGGGGGTGACCAGGACCGCCCTCCGTGCGGACGGGGTGGCAGCCGGCAGTGTGGCGCCGTCGAGGGACATCCCAGAGCCCTGCTCCATCCGGATGATGCGATTCGTCCCGGTCCACGCGACACGGGCGCGCACGCGCCTCATGCGCAACTGCGAGCGTCTCGACGCGATGTAAAGAACGAGGCCCGCTGGTCGCGCGGGACATGCGCGGCCCGGCACATAGGAGGCCGAGGCGACTGCGCTTGGGGGACGGCGGCAGCTGAGCGGGCGACTGTCGACGGCTCAGCGCGCCGCGCGCGCGGCGCCGGACTTCACCAGTGCCGCGATCCGCTCCGCGTCGAAGCCGGCCTCGCGCAGAATCTCCTCGCTGTGCTCGCCCAGTCGCGGCGGCAGGCGGCGAATCGCGCCCGGGGTCTTGCCGTAGGTGGCGGGCAGGCCGGGCAGGCGCATCGGGCCCTCGGTCGGGTGGACGACGTGCTGCCAGAAGCCGACCGCTTCCAGGTGGGGGTCGTGCAGCAGGGACTCCAGCGTGTTGACGGTCATCGCCGGGACGTTCAGCTTGTCGAGCGCGGTGAGCCACTCCGCGTTGGTGCGGGTCACCGCCATGGTCGCGACCTCCGCGTAGAGGCCCTCGATGTGTCGCAGACGGGTGCCGAGCGTCTTGTAGCGCGGGTCGTCCATCAGGTCCTGGCGGCCGGTCAGCTGGAAGAAGTCG
Encoded proteins:
- a CDS encoding LLM class flavin-dependent oxidoreductase; this encodes MRIGLLDQSPVRSGGTPADAVHETLELARAADRWGYHRYWLAEHHSTPGLAGASPEVLIAQVAAITSRLRVGSGGVMLPHYSALKVAEQFRMLETLHPGRIDLGIGRAPGSDQRTARILRHGVGGQGIEHYPQQIQDVVAFLHDDLPANHPWRGVHAMPAGPSVPEVWLLGSSDESALLAAHLGQAFCFAHFINEQGGAEVTRAYRWRFCASPDLAAPRSSVAVFAVCAETEEQARRLARSRDLFIVRLYTGRPGPYPSVEEAERYPYNAQEVAIAQHASRRSVVGTPEQVRERLLAMAADYEADELIVVTITHDFKARLRSYELLAEAFDLPGDTETTP
- a CDS encoding carbonic anhydrase, translating into MLKAAPALARLRDGNRRFTSDRAVASSFSNPSRRAELVSGQEPFAIILGCSDSRVPAELVFDQGFGDLFVIRVGGNIVAPSQVGSVEFAASRFGTRLVVVMGHSQCGVVTAALEDLQGRGGRQSRNLRAIVDRVRPSVETVLAAHRGADPERLMRDAVRANVRASVDHLRHGSELLERLIQDDGLMVVGAEYSLETGVVDFFDGVPASTGRGERGRARRG
- a CDS encoding acyl--CoA ligase family protein, whose translation is MKHHKVYRTELTPVSFLVRSAYVFPDKTAVVHGERRYTYRQFSERVNRLASSLRAAGLQKQDRVAFICPNTPPMLEAHYGVPAAGGILVAINIRLSSDEIGYILQHSGAKFLFVDAEFAGLVKPLDLPGVRVVRVDDTGAPGDPYEDFLAGGSPEQVESWLEDEGETISINYTSGTTGRPKGVMYSHRGVWVNALGELVETAMSFDTKYLWTLPMFHCNGWCFTWAVTAVAGTHVCLRRVEPGRIWDLLDREGVTHYNGAPTVQIGVVNDPKAHKLARPVTVTVAGAPPSPTLLGKLKELGFRPVHVYGLTETYGPHTVCGWNADWDRLPAEEQARLAARQGQGYALFDLVRVVDEHMNDVPQDGETLGEVIMVGNNVAKGYYEQPEATAEAFRGGWFHSGDIGVWHPDGYIELRDRKKDIIISGGENISTIEVEQCVARHPAVMECAVVAIPDEKWGERPKAFVTLKPGQRATEPEIIEFCKQHIAGFKAPAAVEFGDLPKTSTGKIQKFVLRDREWKGKTKRIN
- a CDS encoding VOC family protein codes for the protein MIKHFDHVTVVVRDIDAAKQFFGLLGFKEDKSVVIKGPQFSAYMGVEDIEAEHVTLVLADVSPRTEVQLLKYHHPDPLIDPAIANLTRLGFNHVCFAVDNLEAEVARLKPKGVPLRNEVMYFHDRKLVFLSGPEGITVELSEWG
- a CDS encoding sugar phosphate isomerase/epimerase; translation: MTMRLSLHTWTLDTTPLADALGVIKKTGWDAVELRRLDFERAAQAGQSAEQVLALVRASGLPVACVGVELGWVWAGGEERARLLRVFAEQASRAKALDCATIMSPVDRGRGDVAEAARSIREVGDIAREHGVRLAVEFNSQCEQLNALGPMREVMARAAHPSTGLLLDTYHLGRTGASPRDIDDVRPEEIAYVQYSDVPRTGLEPGKALDRLPPGQGSVPFKEFFAAFQRKGYTGYASYEAPNPAAWKRPAEDVAREALAATRAVLR